Proteins from a genomic interval of Lolium perenne isolate Kyuss_39 chromosome 1, Kyuss_2.0, whole genome shotgun sequence:
- the LOC127343034 gene encoding uncharacterized protein isoform X2, whose translation MPRVLYCARNCPPLEPPFPLPPASHKEPKSTPSILSTTATQQHFVDLDDPNSPTSPLPDTSNQEQDYYEYETDSDCPPTPEQQDYSDIEDESSHLLNVPEYANTALEHYNSQDEHKHVNFTAKSDLENSKEEFFFAELRLDHDIQAWVPVCIVALQENERVGGFSELVGKGGVDPRHCFGCGDIVKHPLDGSLYEGGHYLVENCFFHKYIEVLPATQLCVQDQVI comes from the exons ATGCCTCGGGTGCTCTACTGTGCAAGGAACTGTCCTCCTCTAGAGCCTCCTTTTCCCTTGCCGCCCGCAAGTCACAAGGAGCCAAAATCTACGCCATCAATTCTGTCTACTACCGCAACCCAGCAACACTTTGTTGACCTTGATGATCCGAATTCCCCTACATCCCCGCTCCCTGATACCAGCAACCAAGAACA GGATTACTACGAGTATGAGACTGACAGTGACTGCCCGCCTACCCCGGAGCAGCAAGACTACAGCGATATCGAGGATGAATCATCACATCTGCTGAATGTCCCAGAGTATGCCAACACCGCGCTAGAGCACTACAACAGCCAGGACGAGCACAAG CATGTGAATTTCACTGCAAAAAGTGATCTGGAGAATTCAAAGGAGGAGTTCTTCTTTGCGGAGCTACGACTTGATCATGATATACAAGCTTGGGTGCCTGTATGCATAGTTGCTCTACAAGAAAACGAGAGAGTAG GTGGGTTTTCGGAGCTCGTAGGCAAAGGTGGTGTTGATCCCCGACATTGTTTTGGTTGTGGAGATATAGTGAAGCACCCACTGGATGGATCCTTATATGAGGGTGGTCATTATCTAGTTGAGAATTGCTTCTTTCATAAATATATTGAAGTACTTCCAGCAACTCAACTGTGTGTGCAAGACCAAGTCATATAG
- the LOC127343034 gene encoding uncharacterized protein isoform X1 has product MPRVLYCARNCPPLEPPFPLPPASHKEPKSTPSILSTTATQQHFVDLDDPNSPTSPLPDTSNQEQDYYEYETDSDCPPTPEQQDYSDIEDESSHLLNVPEYANTALEHYNSQDEHKIKYRLIKAIVSCKIIYDGFYQHVNFTAKSDLENSKEEFFFAELRLDHDIQAWVPVCIVALQENERVGGFSELVGKGGVDPRHCFGCGDIVKHPLDGSLYEGGHYLVENCFFHKYIEVLPATQLCVQDQVI; this is encoded by the exons ATGCCTCGGGTGCTCTACTGTGCAAGGAACTGTCCTCCTCTAGAGCCTCCTTTTCCCTTGCCGCCCGCAAGTCACAAGGAGCCAAAATCTACGCCATCAATTCTGTCTACTACCGCAACCCAGCAACACTTTGTTGACCTTGATGATCCGAATTCCCCTACATCCCCGCTCCCTGATACCAGCAACCAAGAACA GGATTACTACGAGTATGAGACTGACAGTGACTGCCCGCCTACCCCGGAGCAGCAAGACTACAGCGATATCGAGGATGAATCATCACATCTGCTGAATGTCCCAGAGTATGCCAACACCGCGCTAGAGCACTACAACAGCCAGGACGAGCACAAG ATCAAGTATCGGCTCATAAAAGCCATTGTCAGCTGCAAAATCATATACGATGGTTTCTATCAGCATGTGAATTTCACTGCAAAAAGTGATCTGGAGAATTCAAAGGAGGAGTTCTTCTTTGCGGAGCTACGACTTGATCATGATATACAAGCTTGGGTGCCTGTATGCATAGTTGCTCTACAAGAAAACGAGAGAGTAG GTGGGTTTTCGGAGCTCGTAGGCAAAGGTGGTGTTGATCCCCGACATTGTTTTGGTTGTGGAGATATAGTGAAGCACCCACTGGATGGATCCTTATATGAGGGTGGTCATTATCTAGTTGAGAATTGCTTCTTTCATAAATATATTGAAGTACTTCCAGCAACTCAACTGTGTGTGCAAGACCAAGTCATATAG
- the LOC127343034 gene encoding uncharacterized protein isoform X3, with the protein MPRVLYCARNCPPLEPPFPLPPASHKEPKSTPSILSTTATQQHFVDLDDPNSPTSPLPDTSNQEQDYYEYETDSDCPPTPEQQDYSDIEDESSHLLNVPEYANTALEHYNSQDEHKIKYRLIKAIVSCKIIYDGFYQHVNFTAKSDLENSKEEFFFAELRLDHDIQAWVPVCIVALQENERVGFRSS; encoded by the exons ATGCCTCGGGTGCTCTACTGTGCAAGGAACTGTCCTCCTCTAGAGCCTCCTTTTCCCTTGCCGCCCGCAAGTCACAAGGAGCCAAAATCTACGCCATCAATTCTGTCTACTACCGCAACCCAGCAACACTTTGTTGACCTTGATGATCCGAATTCCCCTACATCCCCGCTCCCTGATACCAGCAACCAAGAACA GGATTACTACGAGTATGAGACTGACAGTGACTGCCCGCCTACCCCGGAGCAGCAAGACTACAGCGATATCGAGGATGAATCATCACATCTGCTGAATGTCCCAGAGTATGCCAACACCGCGCTAGAGCACTACAACAGCCAGGACGAGCACAAG ATCAAGTATCGGCTCATAAAAGCCATTGTCAGCTGCAAAATCATATACGATGGTTTCTATCAGCATGTGAATTTCACTGCAAAAAGTGATCTGGAGAATTCAAAGGAGGAGTTCTTCTTTGCGGAGCTACGACTTGATCATGATATACAAGCTTGGGTGCCTGTATGCATAGTTGCTCTACAAGAAAACGAGAGA GTGGGTTTTCGGAGCTCGTAG